In Deltaproteobacteria bacterium, a single genomic region encodes these proteins:
- a CDS encoding winged helix DNA-binding domain-containing protein: MRLDATAVRRMALGAQGLVTPPPGSLAQVVAATGYLRTLGGIEAYLALKARRPIITRATIDLAIGAGELRVMPSVRGCMYLVPESHVDRCLALAESLAHDRDARDAERAGIREAELDQLAAHVLAALREGPATTDALRKRMPEGTVRKLGPEAKKLGVSSPLPLALRRLEFAGAIARAPERDRVDTERYQWRKRKGGMTPPANAQLYQGLARAYFAWAAVATVRAFAAWSGLGVRTAEAACAAIPLTEVVLDDGRPALADPEALRAAERAVDVVALLPFEDNLVALTGAPGQWIAPEHHDIAVPAIGTFAAGTSDAQGDAKRMHMRAIVAGDRIVGLWEYDPDRGTIVTRSFGRIDGDHADRIDAAAAALSAFIRDEVGHGRSFALDTDAALRERVAFLRAI, translated from the coding sequence GTGCGACTCGACGCCACCGCGGTGCGGCGCATGGCCCTGGGCGCCCAGGGCCTCGTCACGCCGCCGCCGGGCTCGCTCGCGCAAGTGGTCGCGGCGACCGGCTACCTGCGCACGCTCGGCGGCATCGAGGCCTACCTCGCGCTCAAGGCCCGTCGGCCCATCATCACGCGCGCGACCATCGATCTGGCGATCGGCGCGGGCGAGCTGCGGGTGATGCCGTCGGTGCGTGGCTGCATGTACCTCGTGCCCGAGTCCCACGTCGATCGTTGCCTCGCGCTGGCCGAGTCGCTCGCCCACGATCGCGACGCCCGCGACGCCGAGCGGGCGGGCATCCGCGAGGCCGAGCTCGATCAGCTCGCCGCCCACGTGCTCGCGGCGCTGCGCGAGGGACCCGCGACCACCGATGCCCTGCGCAAGCGCATGCCCGAGGGCACGGTGCGCAAGCTCGGCCCCGAGGCCAAGAAGCTCGGCGTGTCGTCGCCGCTACCGCTGGCGCTGCGGCGGCTCGAATTCGCCGGTGCGATCGCGCGGGCCCCCGAGCGCGATCGCGTCGACACCGAGCGCTACCAGTGGCGCAAGCGCAAGGGTGGCATGACGCCGCCGGCGAACGCCCAGCTCTACCAGGGTCTGGCGCGCGCCTACTTCGCGTGGGCCGCGGTGGCGACCGTGCGCGCGTTCGCGGCGTGGTCGGGGCTCGGCGTGCGCACGGCGGAGGCCGCGTGCGCTGCGATCCCGCTGACCGAGGTCGTGCTCGACGATGGTCGCCCGGCGCTCGCCGATCCCGAGGCGCTGCGCGCAGCCGAGCGCGCGGTCGACGTGGTCGCGCTGCTGCCCTTCGAGGACAACCTGGTCGCGCTCACCGGCGCGCCGGGCCAGTGGATCGCGCCGGAGCACCACGACATCGCGGTGCCGGCGATCGGCACCTTCGCCGCGGGCACCAGCGACGCCCAGGGCGACGCCAAGCGCATGCACATGCGCGCCATCGTGGCCGGCGATCGCATCGTGGGCCTGTGGGAGTACGACCCCGACCGCGGCACCATCGTGACGCGCAGCTTCGGACGCATCGACGGCGATCATGCCGACCGCATCGACGCCGCGGCTGCGGCGCTGTCGGCGTTCATCCGCGACGAGGTCGGCCACGGCCGCTCGTTCGCGCTGGACACCGATGCGGCGCTGCGCGAGCGCGTCGCGTTCCTGCGCGCGATCTGA